GACCTCAGAATTTCCAGTCTACAATGGGGATTTTCCAGTCCTGCAGAGaaaagcttcactcctgaatcatCAAGGTCATTGTTACTCAGATCCAGCTCTGTCAGAGTAGAGCACTGGAAGTTAAACAGTGAGGACAGAGCTTTACAACTTCTGTTTGAGAGGTTACAGCCAACCAGCCTGAAAGACAATATTTTTAATCAAAGTAAATTACTTTAGTTTTTCAACATAGACACACAACAAAATATATTATCATGTACACATCatctttaattaaattattaaaaatgtaaacattgttAAAAAACGTTAGTAAAAACAATTATTTCTATCTTAATTTAAATAAGTGAGGGGCTAAAAGATGTAGTGACACATAGTAGTAGTTCAGTACCATTTGGCATAGGCAGACAGTActtttgattatttttcttaTGACAGTATCAGTGATTAGAATTTCAACACACAGTATGTCATGTACTGAACCTTAATGCAGCAGCCCAGTTCAACCTGAAGATGAGAACATGATTTGCAATGTACTTGGAAATGTCAGGATCTGGAGACTCGGCTGGAAAATTCCATCAGGCACCTGAGTTCCTTGGTCTCCACCCCTGGGCGGAGCCATCATCCCTGCTGCAGTCCGGCACACCTGAGACTGATTCGGGGCAAACAGGTTGATGATTTAAGGTCCCCTCAGACTCTCCTTCACCGCCAGTTCGTCAACCACCTCACGCTGGTATTGACTCTACGGCTTTTTACGCTCTTGCCACTTTTTCCTTGTTAACTTTGGTTTCATGTGCTTCAGATTCCCTGGACCTTCTTTGCTATCACCCTCAACTCTCCGTGGATCATCTTCATATCCAGGAAAAATATAAGGaccctcacctgcctgccctccaGCCTCACTCCCCACCTTGGACAAAGCGGAACTCAGGTCTGCCAGCCTTTCCACTACTCCCCTGGACTATCACTGCCTCTCCCTCAAAGCGAGGATCATGCCAGTCATCAGTAAGCGCTATCAGTCAGTTTCACCTCTGCTTGGATACCCTGCACCTGCTGCCTTCTTAACCCTGTTCTCTTTTCTTCCCAGACGCAACCGCTCCATTCCCGTCGCAACCTGCTAAATCCCCATTCACCCCCCACTGACCCACGATTACATCGTTAGCGACACCCTCCCTCATGTTCACTTGTTGACTAAATAATAAACACTGCAAAACGTTGAGCTGTCTCTATTGTGGTTATCTGCAATCGAGTCCAATCCAGCTATCGGCCCGTGTTGGATTCTTGGTTGGTTTTttgggttgtttgtttttccataactTATGAATCTGCAAATATAcacattctgtatttttcatataaAAGAAACTATACTGTGGTGGGGCTTGCTAATTTCTGTTTTTGATTtatgtatgttttgttttgttttgctgtacTTTTGTTGcatatgttgtttgtttaatttaagacaAGTAAttacttctgcctactccttttcaaacaaataatggAATGATATTTGGAAATGATTGTGAAggcacatgtttgaaataaaaatgaactgaactgaacagtgtgcttttcttttttaatatattgcagGTGTGTTATAACATTCGCATGGTGCAATGTGTCCATATTATTGACAGTGGCAGCACCATGTTAGTTAGTTATAGAGAGGTGAAGACAGAGTGATGGAGGAGTAGGAGTGCACTATAGGTAACTTTGGCTGGTTGAATGTCTTCAGTTGCCACAGAAAATATATCCTCTTCTTTACCTTCTTGACAAAGGAAGACAGGAAGATGAAGTCTGGTGGGGGTGCTTTCATTCTGAAGTTAACAATCATCTCCATAGTTTTGACAGCACTGAGCTTCAGGCCGTTATCTCAGCGCAGGTGAGGGTGTTGTAATCTGCAAAATTTGGGAGGTTGACAGACAGGGCTGGAGATGTGGCTGTTGGTAAACATGGAGAAGAGCAGGGGAGAAAGTACAACTGCCTGTCCAGTGTGATGGAAAATGTCCAGTTTATTTTAGAATTTTGTATAGCCTTTTCATAGGTGAAGGACGTGTGTCAATATGACCTGATGTAGCCTGCTTAACTATGTAGAAGGATAAAATTCCCAGGAAGACCAGTGCCAGGTGCCTCCTGGAACACAGATTGTGAGAATCGCTTCCTGCCCAACAGCGTGGGTGGGACAATAAACTGTTGCAACCGTGAAGATGCAGGAGTTCTTTGTGATAAAAGAGACGCTGTGACGTCTCAAGGGCAGAGCTCTCATGACTGTATAACTGTGATGCTTGCTGTCTGTTTGCTCTCCTGCATGCAGAAATAAAAGGCTTGACCACAGCTGATCATGCTGCAGACTTTATTGAATGCTGATTCAAACTGACAACACAATACgccaaaacaattaaaaaatagatgaagcaattaataattaaaacatAATTGGTATATTAGGTTACAACATAAACTGGGACTCTATTGAGTGAAATGATTGTCAGCACTCAGTTGTGTCAGGTACGTGAATGAAGTTTCCCTTTGTTTTACCTGCTTGCCATTTTCATATTcataacagaaaataatttaACCTTGAAAGATTCATGAAACATTAGCTAATTTGAGATTAAATGATCCAAATGTGTATTATCAAACATGTTCACACAAGAAGTTCATATTCATTAATCACCTGATTAATGAATTAATCACCTGATTAatgaatatctttaaaaatgatTGTGGTGTCTGGTAAGCTATAAATACCTTCTTGGTAGTGAAAGTGACTAAACTGTAATTATGAAGATATTTGAGTTCCTCACTTCCATACCAAATCTGTCACTGACACAATCCTTGACCTTCTCCAGTTCAGCTACAGAGCCAATGGGTTGGtcaaaaatgatggtattatgGCGGTCCATGGAGTCAACAATAACTTAAGCTAGCCTACTCTTTGTGGATTTTAGTTCTACACTGCTGCAGGACAAACTCTCCCAGGTGAACATGCCTGCTCCCATCTGCATTTGGATCACTGGCTGTGTAACAGAAGCCATCATAAGAGACTGATGTTGTGGACATTTCTGTTAAAGAAATGAACGTGTAAGCAGcatatttacttacagagctttgttggaggctttgaccactggcatcagcctcagaagagcctcctctgaagcagagtatttcttcagctcaaacacatccagatcttcttCTGAGGAAAgcaagatgaagaccagagctgaccactgagcaggagacagttcatctgtggagagacgtcctgatctcagggactgttggatctcctccactagagaacgctcattcagttcattcagacagtggaacagattgatgcttttctctgcagacagattctcattaagcttcttcttgatgtactggactgtttcctgattggtctgtgagctacttcctgtccgtgtcagcagacctcgtaggagaTTCTGATtagtctgcagtgaaagacccaggaggaagcggaggaacaagtccaggtgtccatttggactctgtaaggccttgttcacagcactctggtagaaAGCTGTCCCTACAGATTCTGTTGTTTCAGACTTCTGGAAGgatgtttgttgttcttccagcagattgagtccagagttgatgaaggtcagatagacatgaagagcagccagaaactcctgaacactcagatggatgaagcagaacaccttgtcctggtacagtccactctcctctttaaagatctgtgtgaacactcctgagtacactgaggctgctctgatatcgatgccacactctgtcaggtctgattcatagaagatcaggtttcccttctgcagctgatcaaaagccagttttcccagtgaCTCCATCATCtccctgctctctggactccagtgtggatctgtctcagctcctccatcatacttgaccttcttcactttggcctgaaccaccaggaagtggatgtacatctcagtcagggtcttgggcagctgtcctccctctctggtttccagcacatcctccagaactgtagcagtgatccagcagaagactgggatgtggcacatgatgtggaggctttgTGATGTCTTGACATGGGAGATGATATTCCTGGCCCGCATCTTATCTCTGAATCTTGCCCAGAAGTagtcctccttctgtgggtcagtgaaccctctaacctctgtcaccatgccaacacagtcaggagggatctgattggctgctgcaggtcgtgtggttatccagaggcgagcagagggaagcagtttccccctgatgaggtttatcagcagcacatccactgaggtggactttctagggtcagttaggattgtagttttgtggaagtccagaggaagtcgacactcatccagaccatcaaagatgaacacaacctggaagtcttcaaagctgcagattcctgcttctttggtttcagtaaagaagtgatgaacaagtcccaccaagctgaacttttcctctttcagcacattcagctctctgaaagtgaatggaaatatgaactggatgtcctggttggctttgtcttcagcccagtccagggtgtatttctgtgttaagactgttttcccaatgccagccactccctttgtcagcactgttctgattggttcatctcttccaggtgaggctttaaagatgtcttcttgtctgattgttgtttctggtctgtctggtttcctggatgctgtttcaatctgtctgacctcatgttcatcattgatctctgcagtccctccctctgtgatgtagagctctgtgtagatctgattcagaagggttgggtttcctgctttagcgatgccctcaaacacacactggaacttttTCTTCAAAGTAAATTTAAGTTCATCTTGGCTCCAATCGGAGTCCCTAATGAAAGATTCTAAAATAACCAATGGATAAAAAATAATCATtcatgaaaaaatgaaatgcacaTGTTTTCAAAGAAATCAAAGTTCAAGAATCAAGAATCAAAGTTAGCCAGCTTCTTAAATCTCAGAGaaatcctcttactgctctTTAAAAGGTCAGCGAGTTTATCGTGCTTCATTTTTCTTAGGAAGTCTAGTGTGATGTTCACAAAAGCCTCTCTGCTGCTCCCCTCCTCATCCCCCTTTTGTTCTGGGTAATCAGAGTTTAGAAGATTCTGAATTTTCTTCAGTTCATTTTTCACAAAATttatgatgttgtcctccagcaccTGGAACAGAATACTATATGAGTACCTTGTTCACCCATAAAAATTGATTGGTTAGGCAGTgaaagaagacatgaaaaatcTTAAACAAAACACACGAAAATCAGGAActagaaagcaaaaaaacaaacaaagcaaaaaaaaccaaacaaaacatttcaggACATAGAACTGTGTTTGTATTAAAGAAAGGATAATGGAGAGCTAAATCTCAGTGCACCATGTGGAATCCATCAGCAGCCTTAGCttataacttaaatagaaaatgtgtttaaatcaTCTGggctaattattattattgaaaaataataataataacatatacatatatacacacacacacacacatatatatctatatatatatatctatatatatatctatatatatatctctatatatctctatatatctatatctatatatatctatatatctatatctatatctatctatatatatatatatatatatatatatatatatatatatatatatatagatatatatatgtcagTGGTGTaacggatcacggttgatccgaaatccgaaccgatcccactccacggttcgaTGCACGCACGTGATttgaagattcgaaaaagaaaaaaaagtatgtatATGGTGTGCGcggtcagtctgtcaagcggtagTTATGAtcagcgctagcggtccaagtggaggagcagaggagtttgcggcatttaagcagccctttgctgcccagtcccaccgggctaaagctattacTAAAGAtaatggggtgtttagctgcaggcGGGAGGCCGTCGTCATTCAACTCATTCCAtgcacttatataaaaacaaattaaggtgcatatggacattatggaccatgctgggcagcctctgcatcctctgcacacggccataaacaaccacaggagtctgttcagtgacaggttgcttctcccaaagtcaaggaccagcagacttaaaaagtcctttgtcccacagccaacaaactgtttaactccttgctggaggggaaacggggacagaggagggggaacaagtagctgtagtgccttttcactgtgcaatagtttttgttaatatatTTTGTTAATAGACTGGCAATACTTAAAATGTGCCGTTCCCTTGAATTCTTATTCccatttattctatttatcccttttgtattctctgtatttataaatgtgtatatttggcatatttctgctcacattctgcaacttctgtcggtgctgtgctaatggaaactgaatttcagtttgaacccacccgagggataaataaagtttcatctaatctaatgtaatctatagggcagtgcagggctttgtatctaccactccgctgtgatataacgagcggtcacggtcacgtggctttccgttgccctggagctccacccatttgtagttagagcaacagaagatgcctgggacagttcagccataactttaaacttctcctgctcatacatgcttggaacgatcttgtcactgaagtggacgccaagaacgagatatcatagcgtggctcaagcacgttcatcacagtttaaactccttgttttgcacaacagacgacggcctcccgtctgcagctaaacaccccattagCTTTAGTAAtagctttattttgttttttttgtacaaaTTGAAACTGGGAAGGCCAATACAATgtgtagttgttgtacatgtacagaccataaatatggagtccagctgtgtttgatgctgctgggcagactgaccactggggacctctgagctctgctggtccactctgtggaggaatcaGGAAGAACATGAATAGTAACAGCACAGTATAATCAGCTACCTACTGTGATACTGGTCATGTATGTCCTACAAAACCACTCCCACCTGACTGAGAAAGTTCTCTGTGGTCTCTGAAGACATGTTAGTAGCTTCCTCTATTCTCACCAATGCTCTTATTATCTTACCAACAGCAACACGCAGCTTAAATCATGGTCTCTATCCAAACCCCCAGAATAAAATCTGACCagcaatttttcttttcttgttctgTCATGTcgaaatctttttttaaaaatactcttATAAAAACATATGTACATATGTGAACAGGACTTAAATACAAGAAAAGACACGCAAAGACAAGCTTTAAATCTATTTAGATATTAACACTCAAACGAGTTTTTAATAAACTAATTAGTCAAGACAAGTCAGGGTCTACAGCTCTCCCCTGAACCCATGAAGCAAGAACCCTGGGCAGCGCCGTAGCTCCGCAAACGCACATAACGCACACTGCGTAGGGCACCAAATGGCCGGTAGGGCACCAAAAAAATCAgggtcgtaaaaaaaaaaaaaaaagtaaaccatattaatactataaatatcatatgcattaatatggttaaacaatacaaaagcaacataaaacaattttcccgagaaaggggtgaatctgctttgtgccctgtctccagtctcctcctggtgccccccactcccagtggtctgttctataatgcctcaattcggtattggtaaacacctgtttgaacatggcctcgaaacggcaacaggagtcgggagcggagaaaagaaagaagaagaggaagcgtgatgaaactcaggcgtccgcttgccggtaaggcaatgtttaaataataacaataaaaaagttcattattgtagcccttgcttgcacgccatgtccgtcaactctgtgatagctcctgttagcagtgttcatactgtgttaacaaatgttgcaaatgattgatgttgggtagtttgtttacgttgtggatatgaatatagaatggactactaaaagcaactcatcatggtcactcaattgacggttttcagataacgttagcaatcgtgagactagcatttccctcctcaggttgctagctggctaacgtcatgcatgctactgattaaccttaactttgggataggtcagtgatgcagtcaagtattattatcagattagacaagattactttgtatgttgctgcatttcaggatatctataaagacgcatatcttatttatgcggcataaataagatataggtttcatattacagtgtaatatgaaacctatatcttccagtaatatagatttcctacttgcgcatttatatcaaattatgtacagcatgtttatattgccatttgccattatgaaaatctatacatgtaaaatatagttagtaattttaaatgtaccagtgacttacttaatttattagtcttataatgcaatttttcgtaggcctactgtagattcaaaattgtatttctgtaaaatcctgaatattttctcttgtatgcagggtcaatgcttaaatatgttcaaggaggatctcaaggacaggatgaaccatccagtagtagtgccatccctggacatcaaccaccagccattgtagaccctgcaacaatccctagccaagaagaacaagaaccatcaaccaccagttcaggtacagttccatacacaagtaccactgagagtcctgtcactgagagactatcagaaagtgacactgtggagacatgtgtgccccttcaaccgatcctgctctttggccagctcacattgtagatgctgatcgtgttgaaattgtgcagagaggtccttttaatgtcagctctgattttaattttccaaaggggcctgagtatttatttgtaacagtatttttaacctcctttaaccttatttatttgtttaactgtcatgtttgttgttatttaattaaacaaattccactgagaaattcaaaagtattaatgttttttttttttttttttttttaagtggcgggggcaccataaagcatttgtgcttaGGGCACCCAAATGGCTAGCAACGGCCCTGACCCTGGGAGTGGTCATTGACTCAGATTACAACTTCAGGTCTCACATAGTCTTCAGGTCTCACTAATTCTGAAATACTAGTTAAAATATCGCTGGTGTAACTGATGGGCTTAAATGAAGGTCGACACATGCTAGAAAACATCATGTCAGAGAAGACTGGTAaatgtgatctttttttttttttttttttttaaatatgcctAATGTGATATGGTAGATGTCACAGAAGACATCAACCTGTCTGGTATCGGTGTAAATTATCTCCAGAAATTTTGTTTTGCCTCGTGTAtaaattgtttgttttgatcTGATCCTAAAACTGCTCCAAAGTAGGTGGAGCACTTTCTGTGTCACAAGAAATATTTTTCCATCTCTAACTGTCTTACTCTGAGTAACTCAAAGAAACTAATGCCCATGGTCGACTACAACTATGCTCTGCTGTAGTGTGTTATAAATGTTATagtatttaaatattatttagaACTTTGCAGCCAGAGTGCATACTACAGAACACATCAGGACTGTTTTATAGTCTTTAAACTGgctgttttatcatttttatgttattttaaataatgttactgatttttaaaaaatttcacaGCCTGTTCTAGGATGGATGTCTTACCTACTGCATGAAGCAGTTCACAGCTGAAGTCTTATAATAAATTACTGCACCATaatttaatacataaaaatactttACATCTGAATGTTTAGTGCAACTACAAGGTAGACATAAGGATATTACAGACCAAGATTAAATACAAAGCTTTAAGCTTAATAGGTGTGTATGAATTGCAATaagatgtaaaaatataaagtaaaaaacaaaactgaaactgacCAAAAATATTACAGAACAGTACCAAATATGAAGTAAAATAAACTTTGTACAAAACATCATGGAAGACAAGACATAAAAGTGTGTGTCTGCCGACTTTGAGTCCCACACTGCTGAATGTGATAAGtgagatagatatagatatatataaaataaaaaattcccACTCACCTCTGTAGGCATAAATTTAATAACATAATTTCCGCAATTCATTTGCACATGCGTTTGCACATAACTGTTTAATGTGttaaagttgtttgtttttaatttgtagcACCTCAGCATCCTTCTCCTAGTGAGTTTCATTTTAGAACTCGTAAGTATTTGTAAAAACGAGAAAACAGTTTTGTTCCAAACAAATCTGTAAATAACAGGGTCCTGCCCAGTATCTTAGCTGTCtctaggactgcactcttctggacagagatttctgatgttgttcccgggatctgctggagccactcgcttagcttgggagtcaccgcacctagtgctccgataaccacggggaccaccatcaccttcaccctccacatcttctcgagctttTTTGTGTTCCTTCATCCTGATGTtccattcggaaccgctacatcaatcactatggccgtcttcttctgttagtctaccaccactatgtccggttggttagccaccaccattttgtccgtctgtatctggaagtcccagaggatcttagctcggtcattctctaTGACCCtggggggcatctcccattttgacctcgggacttccaggttatactcgacacagatgttcctgtacactatgctggccacttggttatggcgttccatgtatgccttccctgctagcatcttgcaccctcctgttatgtgctggattgtctcagcgGCATCTTTACagagcctgcacctggggtcttgcctggtgtgatagaccccagcctctatggatcttgtgctcagcggttgttcttgtgctgccatgattagtgcctctgtgctgtcttaaAGTCCAGCtctgtccagccactggtaggatttctgggtatcagccacctccgctatctgccggaggtacataccgtgcaggggcctgtccttccatgatggttcctcgccttcctccccattcttgggtttctgctgcctgaggtattcactgaccacgctgtcagttggggcctttattgtgacgtattcgtggatgttccttgtctcatcctggactgtggtgctgacactcaccagtccccggtctccttccttccgcttagcatacagcctcaggatgctggacttggggtgaaaccctccatgcatggtcaggagctttcttgtctttatgtcagtggcttctatctcctactttggccagcctattaccccagcagggtacctgatcacgggcagggcgtaggtgttgatagccgagatcttgttcttaccgttcagctgactcctcaggacttgcttgaccctctgcaggtacttggtggttgcagctttcctagccgcctcttcatggttcccattcacctgcgggatccccaggtacttgtagctgtcctctatgtctgcaatgttgccctctggtagttcgatcccttcagttctgactactttccctctttgttatcatccgactgcacatctccagtccgaatgacattccgatgtcattgctgtatagcctggtagtgtggatcagtgaattgatgtctcgttcactcttggcatacagcttgatgtcatccatgtacaggaggtggctgacaactgttccattccgtagtcggtatccgtagccagtttTTTTAATGACTCAGTGAGGAGGTTAAGGCCTATggagaacagcagtggggacagagcatctccttggtagatcacgcacttgatggtgacttgtgctatgggcttgaggTTGGCCTCCAGTGTTgtccgccacatccccattgagttcctgatgaaggctctcagGGACCCGTTTATCTTATATAGTTCTaagcattccaggatccaggtgtggggcattgagtcataggccttcttgtaatcaatccaggctttgcacaggttggtcagcctagtCCTGCAATCTCAGCTGCAAGTAGCtagtgttttgcgcctctggtattcttgcccatccctttctgtgccccgctcatgcattgacccatgtgcctgtacatcttagccgatatgatgcctgacaggagatTCCATGTGGttctgaggcaggttattggtcggtagttggagggGACTGGTCCCTTCTGGCGGTCCTTGAGGATCAGCACTGTCcggccttcagttagccattctgggtgtctctcgtcaactagcagctggtgcATTTGTGCtgccgtggagtgcagtcagcttcttcagccagtaggtgtTAACCATatcagggcctggtgctgtccaactcttcatactgaagaccctttcttggatatctgccactttgatggttactggaccctgttcagggaggtcgctgtggtctgccctcaaatccactagccactgagcattgccgttatgggttgcgtccttctcccatatgctcttctaGTATTGTTCTGTCTCCAGcattggtggtgctgttctcatattgctcccctgccactgagagtataccttggctggttctgtggagaacagctggtttattctcctgccttctatcccTCTGGTGTatctcctcaagcggctggccaaggctgtgagccattgcttggcagtttccaaggcctcaggtatggacagcttcctgtacttcttaggcaccttcttcatcgtgcctttctgcaactccgataGTTGGCGTAGTGGTTACTACGCTATCCAGATCCCCTATGCTAATGCAAGCCTACCACAGatatgagcgagacagataaatatgaaggcctGCCGGCTCAGATGttgcccggatcaacaaggtgcacgtcaggtgttgaggaaccagggcaccctgacgagaagtgggctactggaacaag
The sequence above is a segment of the Oreochromis aureus strain Israel breed Guangdong linkage group 3, ZZ_aureus, whole genome shotgun sequence genome. Coding sequences within it:
- the LOC120437911 gene encoding NACHT, LRR and PYD domains-containing protein 3-like, which translates into the protein SKSTLCGEHESQTKAQRKKRGTKRKHEPEPSCVSLRSDRSKGHPIAFKDQPVSPAERVDQQSSEVPSGQSAQQHQTQLDSIFMVLEDNIINFVKNELKKIQNLLNSDYPEQKGDEEGSSREAFVNITLDFLRKMKHDKLADLLKSSKRSDWSQDELKFTLKKKFQCVFEGIAKAGNPTLLNQIYTELYITEGGTAEINDEHEVRQIETASRKPDRPETTIRQEDIFKASPGRDEPIRTVLTKGVAGIGKTVLTQKYTLDWAEDKANQDIQFIFPFTFRELNVLKEEKFSLVGLVHHFFTETKEAGICSFEDFQVVFIFDGLDECRLPLDFHKTTILTDPRKSTSVDVLLINLIRGKLLPSARLWITTRPAAANQIPPDCVGMVTEVRGFTDPQKEDYFWARFRDKMRARNIISHVKTSQSLHIMCHIPVFCWITATVLEDVLETREGGQLPKTLTEMYIHFLVVQAKVKKVKYDGGAETDPHWSPESREMMESLGKLAFDQLQKGNLIFYESDLTECGIDIRAASVYSGVFTQIFKEESGLYQDKVFCFIHLSVQEFLAALHVYLTFINSGLNLLEEQQTSFQKSETTESVGTAFYQSAVNKALQSPNGHLDLFLRFLLGLSLQTNQNLLRGLLTRTGSSSQTNQETVQYIKKKLNENLSAEKSINLFHCLNELNERSLVEEIQQSLRSGRLSTDELSPAQWSALVFILLSSEEDLDVFELKKYSASEEALLRLMPVVKASNKALLVGCNLSNRSCKALSSLFNFQCSTLTELDLSNNDLDDSGVKLFSAGLENPHCRLEILSLSGCLIREEGCTSLVSALNSNPSHLRELDLSYNHPGDSGMKLLSAGLKDPGWRLDTLRVEPAGVRWLRPGLRKYSCQLTIDTNTVNTNLQLSDNNRKVTHVEEVQSYPDHPDRFDVLPQLLCRNGLTGRCYWEVEWSGKVEISVSYRSIRRKGDSDDCLFGDNEQSWSLSCSDDDGPRYVWHNSNKAFTSPSSSVSNRVAVYVDCPAGTLSFYRVSSDTLIHLHTFNTTFTQTLYPGFWFRSPGSSVSLC